Proteins from a single region of Megalopta genalis isolate 19385.01 chromosome 3, iyMegGena1_principal, whole genome shotgun sequence:
- the LOC143259164 gene encoding organic cation transporter protein-like isoform X2, with protein sequence MLESAIKEHAFVDVIQNAMGVMGPWHIVIAVALSLVKFPVAWHQLSIVFLAPPTNFSCAAPISATNESTIMKCYVETGSGTMEKCTSFKYDKRIFKESIITQWDLVCDREQLANFVQTCTMFGVLVGNLVFSIMADRIGRKKPLMIALGLQSLTGFISAFVPWYELFLIFKFISAVATGGTMLVSFVLLMEIVGVEWRSIMSVLFHVPFLLGHLMNPLISYLTHTWDGFQMAVSIPSIFLLSYYWIIPESPRWLLAVGKLSQAEEILVKAANRNKIPTENVKTAIETYEASARINHEKIEEKYNITHLFRTPNLRTKTVCICVNWFVCGSCFFGLAQYMGYLDGNIFVNVAVSAAIELPGTMIVLFLISRVSRLKILISGNILSGISLILITVISNSTLTVCLATLGLAGMAISFPTVYLYSSEVFPTVIRNVGIGLGSVCARTGSMIAPYIATMGKIEPWLPPVIFGIGPLLGAALCFFLPETMNCKLPETIEDGENFGKFYYVF encoded by the exons ATGCTTGAAAGTGCGATAAAAG aacATGCATTCGTGGACGTCATACAAAATGCAATGGGCGTGATGGGCCCATGGCATATTGTGATAGCAGTAGCACTTTCTCTTGTAAAATTTCCAGTTGCCTGGCATCAATTGTCCATAGTATTTCTTGCACCTCCAACTAATTTTTCATGTGCTGCACCAATATCAGCAACTAATGAATCTACAATAATGAAGTGCTACGTAGAAACTGGAAGTGGTACAATGGAAAAGTGTACAAGCTTTAAATATGACAAACGCATATTTAAAGAGAGCATTATAACTCAA TGGGACTTAGTCTGCGATAGAGAACAACTAGCAAACTTTGTACAAACTTGCACAATGTTTGGGGTGCTCGTTGGTAACTTAGTCTTCAGTATAATGGCCGATCG AATCGGCAGAAAGAAACCGTTGATGATCGCACTAGGATTGCAATCGTTAACTGGGTTTATCAGTGCATTTGTTCCTTGGtacgaattatttttaatattcaaaTTTATCTCTGCTGTAGCTACCGGCGGTACTATGCTCGTTAGCTTTGTTTTGC TCATGGAGATTGTAGGAGTTGAATGGCGCTCAATTATGTCGGTACTATTTCATGTGCCATTTTTGTTGGGTCATTTAATGAACCCTTTAATTTCATATTTAACGCACACATGGGACGGATTCCAAATGGCAGTTTCTATACCATCAATCTTCTTATTATCTTACTACTG GATTATCCCTGAATCACCAAGATGGTTACTTGCTGTTGGTAAACTATCACAAGCAGAAGAAATCTTGGTTAAAGCAGCTAACAGAAATAAAATACCTACAGAAAATGTTAAAACAGCAATTGAAACATATGAAGCTAGTGCAAGAATTAATCACGAAAAGATTGAAgagaaatataatattacacaTTTGTTTAGAACTCCAAATTTAAGAACGAAGACAGTTTGTATATGTGTTAATTGGTTTGTTTGTGGTAGCTGTTTCTTTGGATTGGCACAGTACATGGGTTACCTTGATGGCAACATTTTTGTGAATGTTGCTGTGTCAG CTGCCATTGAATTGCCTGGAACTATGATAGTCCTTTTCTTGATATCACGTGTATCACGCTTAAAAATTTTGAtaagtggcaatattttgtcAGGCATAAGCTTGATCTTAATTACTGTAATATCAAATTCTACTTTAACAGTATGTTTAGCTACTTTGGGACTTGCAGGAATGGCGATTAGTTTTCCGACCGTATACCTATATAGTAGCGAAGTGTTCCCTACGGTAATTAGGAACGTTGGCATCGGATTGGGAAGTGTTTGTGCAAGAACTGGAAGCATGATTGCACCATATATAGCTACTATG GGAAAAATCGAACCCTGGTTGCCACCTGTAATATTTGGCATTGGACCTTTACTTGGTGCTGCATTATGTTTCTTTTTACCAGAAACAATGAACTGCAAATTACCTGAAACTATAGAAGACGGTGAAAATTTTGGAAA GTTTTATTATGTATTCTAG
- the LOC117224987 gene encoding epoxide hydrolase 4: MITNDKIVQISTWEITKLHFLSFVYGLYLIVRRFLKWAWDPKKFFMMQQRDKPPPCLVDNNLGTHSYIKIKGVKFHYVEAGNVDKPLILLLHGFPDCWLSWREQIPCLAEHFRVVAIDLKGFGDSDKPSTKRSYRLEVLVEELKQFILSLGVKQCSIIGHDLGGLLGWYMVALYGEMIYKFIAISCPHPNLYWNRLPGDSVFDSKWIHFSRLPFLPEIDALKEDLSIINDTFKHLQVKQTSTEKNYVEAYKYAFSRREDWTGAINYYRNLPFIRLNTESNEPISTKMLHIIGNIDPLVSIENILQSSEYVEKFNVKVVFGAQHFPHQQKPEVVNKAILKFFIGTVHTVEKIPSKSIMTSWLGSLSNTMKYGNHMIDTVQKKTTDVVNGLPSKVFYMSHTTN; the protein is encoded by the exons ATGATTACAAACGACAAAATCGTTCAGATATCGACGTGGGAAATCACTAAATTACATTTCTTATCATTTGTGTACGGTTTATACCTAATAGTGAGACGGTTCCTTAAATGGGCTTGGGACCCGAAAAAGTTCTTCATGATGCAACAGCGGGATAAACCTCCGCCCTGTCTAGTGGACAACAACTTGGGAACGCATTCTTACATTAAAATCAAG GGTGTAAAATTCCATTATGTGGAAGCTGGAAATGTAGATAAACCACTGATTTTGCTACTGCATGGATTCCCTGATTGCTGGTTGTCTTGGAGAGAACAAATACCTTGCCTTGCCGAACATTTTAG GGTAGTAGCAATAGACTTGAAAGGATTTGGTGACAGTGATAAACCATCAACCAAACGTTCCTATAGACTAGAAGTTTTAGTTGAAGAgctaaaacaatttattttatcgCTTGGAGTGAAACAGTGCAGTATAATTGGACATGACTTGGGTGGACTACTAGGATGGTACATGGTAGCCTTATATGGGGAAATGATCTACAAATTTATTGCAATTTCATGTCCCCATCCTAATTTGTACTGGAACAGATTGCCTGGAGATTCTGTATTTGACTCAAA ATGGATACATTTCAGTAGATTGCCATTCCTTCCAGAAATTGATGCACTTAAAGAAGATTTATCTATTATAAATGATACATTCAAACATCTTCAAGTAAAGCAAACAAGCACTGAAAAGAATTATGTAGAAGCGTACAAATATGCATTTAGTAGGAGAG AGGATTGGACGGGTGCAATTAACTATTACAGAAATCTTCCTTTCATTAGGCTCAACACAGAGTCTAATGAGCCAATCTCAACCAAGATGTTGCATATCATTGGAAACATAGATCCTCTTGTATCAATAGAAAACATTCTACAAAGTTCTGAATATGTTGAAAAATTCAATGTGAAGGTTGTTTTTGGAGCACAACACTTTCCGCACCAACAAAAGCCAGAAGTAGTAAACAAAGCAATCTTAAAGTTTTTTATAG GTACAGTACATACTGTAGAAAAAATACCGTCTAAAAGTATCATGACCTCGTGGTTGGGATCTTTAAGTAATACTATGAAGTATGGTAATCATATGATTGATACTGTACAGAAAAAAACTACGGATGTAGTCAATGGTTTACCTAGTAAAGTATTTTACATGAGTCATACTACAAACTGA
- the LOC143259164 gene encoding organic cation transporter protein-like isoform X1, whose translation MLESAIKEHAFVDVIQNAMGVMGPWHIVIAVALSLVKFPVAWHQLSIVFLAPPTNFSCAAPISATNESTIMKCYVETGSGTMEKCTSFKYDKRIFKESIITQWDLVCDREQLANFVQTCTMFGVLVGNLVFSIMADRIGRKKPLMIALGLQSLTGFISAFVPWYELFLIFKFISAVATGGTMLVSFVLLMEIVGVEWRSIMSVLFHVPFLLGHLMNPLISYLTHTWDGFQMAVSIPSIFLLSYYWIIPESPRWLLAVGKLSQAEEILVKAANRNKIPTENVKTAIETYEASARINHEKIEEKYNITHLFRTPNLRTKTVCICVNWFVCGSCFFGLAQYMGYLDGNIFVNVAVSAAIELPGTMIVLFLISRVSRLKILISGNILSGISLILITVISNSTLTVCLATLGLAGMAISFPTVYLYSSEVFPTVIRNVGIGLGSVCARTGSMIAPYIATMGKIEPWLPPVIFGIGPLLGAALCFFLPETMNCKLPETIEDGENFGKKKKRENT comes from the exons ATGCTTGAAAGTGCGATAAAAG aacATGCATTCGTGGACGTCATACAAAATGCAATGGGCGTGATGGGCCCATGGCATATTGTGATAGCAGTAGCACTTTCTCTTGTAAAATTTCCAGTTGCCTGGCATCAATTGTCCATAGTATTTCTTGCACCTCCAACTAATTTTTCATGTGCTGCACCAATATCAGCAACTAATGAATCTACAATAATGAAGTGCTACGTAGAAACTGGAAGTGGTACAATGGAAAAGTGTACAAGCTTTAAATATGACAAACGCATATTTAAAGAGAGCATTATAACTCAA TGGGACTTAGTCTGCGATAGAGAACAACTAGCAAACTTTGTACAAACTTGCACAATGTTTGGGGTGCTCGTTGGTAACTTAGTCTTCAGTATAATGGCCGATCG AATCGGCAGAAAGAAACCGTTGATGATCGCACTAGGATTGCAATCGTTAACTGGGTTTATCAGTGCATTTGTTCCTTGGtacgaattatttttaatattcaaaTTTATCTCTGCTGTAGCTACCGGCGGTACTATGCTCGTTAGCTTTGTTTTGC TCATGGAGATTGTAGGAGTTGAATGGCGCTCAATTATGTCGGTACTATTTCATGTGCCATTTTTGTTGGGTCATTTAATGAACCCTTTAATTTCATATTTAACGCACACATGGGACGGATTCCAAATGGCAGTTTCTATACCATCAATCTTCTTATTATCTTACTACTG GATTATCCCTGAATCACCAAGATGGTTACTTGCTGTTGGTAAACTATCACAAGCAGAAGAAATCTTGGTTAAAGCAGCTAACAGAAATAAAATACCTACAGAAAATGTTAAAACAGCAATTGAAACATATGAAGCTAGTGCAAGAATTAATCACGAAAAGATTGAAgagaaatataatattacacaTTTGTTTAGAACTCCAAATTTAAGAACGAAGACAGTTTGTATATGTGTTAATTGGTTTGTTTGTGGTAGCTGTTTCTTTGGATTGGCACAGTACATGGGTTACCTTGATGGCAACATTTTTGTGAATGTTGCTGTGTCAG CTGCCATTGAATTGCCTGGAACTATGATAGTCCTTTTCTTGATATCACGTGTATCACGCTTAAAAATTTTGAtaagtggcaatattttgtcAGGCATAAGCTTGATCTTAATTACTGTAATATCAAATTCTACTTTAACAGTATGTTTAGCTACTTTGGGACTTGCAGGAATGGCGATTAGTTTTCCGACCGTATACCTATATAGTAGCGAAGTGTTCCCTACGGTAATTAGGAACGTTGGCATCGGATTGGGAAGTGTTTGTGCAAGAACTGGAAGCATGATTGCACCATATATAGCTACTATG GGAAAAATCGAACCCTGGTTGCCACCTGTAATATTTGGCATTGGACCTTTACTTGGTGCTGCATTATGTTTCTTTTTACCAGAAACAATGAACTGCAAATTACCTGAAACTATAGAAGACGGTGAAAATTTTGGAAA gaaaaagaagagagaaaaTACATGA